The following proteins are co-located in the Pedobacter frigiditerrae genome:
- a CDS encoding ATP-binding cassette domain-containing protein — MQELYIDSVKHSFGKLDVLSSVYLNCKIGEVVGVLGRNGSGKSTLLKIIFGAIKPHFKHLKLDGELIQKGYLTNQISYLPQGYFIPHYLKVKDLIDLYINNYKEQILDIDVFKLNLNESIGNLSGGNRRLVEALLIIYSDAKYVLLDEPFSQLDPLVTDQIKMHIQKLKTDKGYIVTDHHYSKILEVSSRVMLINNGCNYNINNEDDLRLYGYLPN; from the coding sequence ATGCAGGAGCTTTATATAGACAGTGTAAAACATAGTTTTGGAAAACTGGATGTGCTCAGTAGTGTATATCTCAATTGCAAAATAGGAGAGGTTGTTGGAGTTCTAGGACGTAATGGTTCAGGGAAATCAACGCTGTTGAAGATTATATTTGGTGCTATCAAGCCACATTTTAAGCATCTTAAATTGGATGGCGAACTAATTCAAAAAGGATATTTAACCAATCAAATTTCTTACTTGCCACAAGGATATTTTATTCCTCATTATTTAAAGGTTAAAGATTTGATTGATTTGTATATTAATAACTATAAAGAACAAATCCTTGATATTGATGTTTTTAAGTTAAACCTAAACGAGTCTATTGGTAATTTATCTGGTGGAAATAGAAGGTTGGTAGAAGCATTGCTCATTATTTATAGTGATGCAAAATATGTGTTGTTAGATGAACCTTTTTCGCAACTAGATCCATTAGTTACTGATCAAATTAAAATGCATATTCAAAAATTGAAAACTGACAAAGGCTATATTGTTACTGATCACCATTACAGTAAAATACTAGAAGTTTCGTCTCGCGTAATGCTGATAAATAATGGCTGTAATTATAATATAAATAATGAAGATGATTTAAGATTGTATGGTTATTTGCCAAATTGA
- a CDS encoding CHAT domain-containing protein, with product MRSVLLRFTFLTLFICSNVFLFAQGVAIQKRLDLFKQKDNLSDWIYERIKYVSENPQLRLAYLMETQNKAWRKAKTASEHYVWLNLLSTQGYYQLLDGNILGSTNSYEDAYAYYLKNKVADYDIVEYTAKPLSNNYTRLGDYERALYLQLLAVKFLNQIKEKPANIAAVYSNIAISYRSMGNLSEAEKSVNAGLKLTHQKDQVNIILNNILADILFDKREYATAAKLIENNIAKQKIIDRDNAYWLMGSYTSAGNIFKELNKIQQAESYFNNALNILNKYYIGTRLREKANILTQLGTIKLLENEPQLAINYFNQTISTLKISSQNKVDVTKIYGDNMVVDVFRELANANLKLNKPKEAYQYIKWALLSADKIRNEFADDKTKERLQVSLKLIAEKGIEITFNLYQQTKDKSLLNEILNLAEQSKSRTLLDQINRNQLLAAANQKDSLFIKKQAYERAIIYNEKQEIEGKSNKSSTETAKLKYYLALVNKQIKQTHKQFNDESFNIPITTVLSALPNQKIIEYFFGKDAIYIIDIENRKVNNVIKLDHSSEIKKAIQTYANTYFQHGADAMINDPKAFYLTSHQIYQTILRGIKLQKNESVIIIPDDVLGFISFDGLITDNNYKPSISSWPFLIKSNSLTYAFSLKTLSAHKNASRAKNFTGLFIAHQKNGLKPLQAVKDEAAAIKKIINGDFLFDEKVNSATLNNAFENSQVLHIGTHAYLSGKNQEPTLDLDKEKLFLFELSAKKQAPSLVVLSACRTADGLLANGEGIISLSRGFNAIGTPATIAGLWNVNDVAASVIIGDFYKHLVNHKSNGEALHQAKIDWLNKAQNNNAFYLPYYWDNLIYMGTDQHIELASATNWILIIGSGVGFVLVFVMILVLRKRFGRGKKAEDHKPMLV from the coding sequence ATGCGTTCGGTATTATTACGTTTTACATTTTTAACGTTATTCATTTGCTCAAATGTTTTCTTGTTTGCGCAGGGCGTTGCCATTCAGAAAAGGCTAGATTTATTTAAACAAAAGGATAACCTTAGCGATTGGATTTATGAACGGATTAAGTACGTAAGCGAAAATCCGCAGTTGCGATTAGCTTATTTGATGGAAACGCAAAATAAGGCTTGGCGCAAGGCAAAAACAGCTAGCGAACATTATGTTTGGCTAAATCTATTAAGCACACAAGGTTATTATCAATTGTTAGATGGAAATATTTTAGGTTCTACAAATAGCTATGAAGATGCTTATGCCTACTATCTCAAAAACAAAGTAGCTGATTATGATATTGTAGAATATACCGCCAAGCCATTAAGTAATAATTATACTAGGCTCGGCGATTATGAAAGAGCCTTGTATCTACAACTTCTCGCTGTAAAGTTCCTTAATCAGATTAAGGAAAAGCCAGCAAATATTGCCGCTGTATATAGCAACATCGCTATTTCTTACCGCTCTATGGGTAACCTCAGTGAAGCTGAAAAAAGTGTAAATGCAGGCTTGAAATTAACCCATCAGAAAGACCAAGTAAACATCATCTTAAACAACATTTTAGCAGATATTTTATTCGATAAAAGAGAATATGCAACCGCAGCAAAGCTGATAGAAAATAACATCGCCAAGCAAAAAATCATCGACCGAGATAATGCTTATTGGTTAATGGGTTCTTATACGTCTGCCGGAAATATCTTTAAAGAGCTGAATAAAATACAGCAAGCTGAAAGCTATTTTAATAACGCTTTAAACATCCTTAACAAATATTATATCGGTACTAGGCTAAGGGAAAAGGCCAATATCTTAACCCAACTAGGCACTATTAAATTATTAGAAAACGAGCCACAATTAGCGATTAATTATTTTAATCAGACAATATCTACTTTAAAAATCAGCAGCCAAAACAAAGTTGATGTTACTAAAATATATGGCGACAACATGGTTGTTGATGTTTTTAGGGAATTGGCAAATGCTAATTTAAAGTTAAACAAGCCCAAAGAAGCTTATCAATATATCAAGTGGGCATTGCTTTCTGCAGATAAAATTAGAAATGAATTTGCTGATGACAAGACAAAGGAACGTTTACAGGTTAGTCTCAAACTGATAGCCGAAAAAGGCATTGAAATCACTTTTAACCTTTATCAGCAAACCAAGGATAAATCGCTTTTAAATGAAATTTTAAACCTTGCTGAGCAGAGTAAAAGTAGAACTCTATTAGATCAGATCAATAGAAATCAATTGCTTGCGGCAGCCAACCAGAAGGATTCTCTTTTCATTAAAAAACAAGCTTATGAAAGGGCAATCATTTATAATGAAAAACAGGAAATTGAAGGCAAGAGTAATAAAAGCTCAACAGAAACCGCAAAGCTGAAATACTATTTGGCGCTGGTAAACAAACAAATCAAACAAACACATAAACAATTTAACGACGAGAGTTTTAACATCCCAATCACTACGGTTTTATCTGCATTGCCAAATCAAAAAATAATTGAATATTTTTTTGGGAAAGATGCTATTTATATCATTGATATTGAGAATCGAAAAGTCAACAATGTAATTAAGTTAGACCATTCAAGCGAAATAAAAAAAGCCATTCAAACCTATGCAAATACTTATTTTCAGCATGGTGCTGATGCAATGATTAATGATCCCAAGGCATTTTATTTAACTTCCCATCAAATTTACCAAACCATTCTCCGTGGAATTAAACTGCAAAAAAACGAATCTGTTATTATTATTCCTGATGATGTTTTGGGTTTTATTTCTTTTGATGGTTTGATAACAGACAACAATTATAAGCCTAGCATTTCAAGCTGGCCATTTCTGATTAAAAGCAATAGTTTAACTTATGCTTTTTCCTTAAAAACGTTAAGTGCTCATAAGAATGCATCAAGAGCCAAGAACTTTACAGGTCTGTTTATTGCCCATCAAAAAAATGGATTAAAACCTTTACAAGCAGTTAAGGATGAAGCTGCGGCAATAAAGAAAATAATAAACGGAGATTTTCTTTTTGATGAAAAAGTAAACAGTGCTACGCTCAATAATGCATTTGAAAATAGTCAGGTTTTACACATTGGCACCCACGCTTACTTATCTGGTAAAAATCAGGAGCCAACATTAGATCTCGATAAAGAGAAATTATTCTTGTTTGAGCTCTCCGCAAAAAAACAAGCTCCATCTTTAGTGGTACTAAGTGCTTGTAGAACCGCAGATGGTTTATTGGCCAATGGCGAAGGAATAATTAGTCTCTCAAGGGGTTTTAATGCGATTGGAACTCCAGCAACTATAGCTGGTTTATGGAATGTAAATGATGTGGCAGCTTCCGTTATAATCGGTGATTTCTATAAACATTTGGTTAACCATAAAAGTAATGGCGAAGCCTTACATCAAGCAAAAATCGATTGGCTAAATAAAGCTCAAAACAACAATGCTTTTTATTTACCTTATTATTGGGATAACCTAATCTATATGGGTACAGATCAGCACATAGAATTAGCTAGCGCTACAAATTGGATTTTAATTATAGGTAGTGGGGTTGGATTTGTTCTGGTGTTTGTGATGATATTAGTTTTAAGGAAGAGATTTGGCAGAGGAAAAAAAGCTGAAGACCATAAGCCTATGCTGGTTTAA
- a CDS encoding sigma-70 family RNA polymerase sigma factor, giving the protein MAKPVHLDQRYLVALINNDAGLINEIYKKCAGKVKSFVIFNNGTANDAEDIFQEALVDIYNQAKYKDLQLTCPFEPFLLLVCKRKWLNALKKKSVLQVTNSEDDLLLIGEDTFEQAEQLADQAAQSEIFLKAFEKLGERCKEIIKWSMQGDAQEKVAEALGVTYGYLRKKKSECMASLVKLVQINK; this is encoded by the coding sequence ATGGCAAAACCAGTTCATCTAGACCAACGCTATTTAGTGGCCCTAATTAATAATGATGCAGGTCTTATCAATGAGATTTATAAAAAATGTGCGGGTAAGGTAAAATCTTTTGTTATTTTTAATAACGGTACCGCAAATGATGCCGAAGATATTTTTCAGGAAGCCTTGGTAGATATCTACAACCAAGCAAAATATAAAGATTTGCAACTCACTTGTCCTTTCGAACCTTTTCTTTTATTGGTGTGTAAACGCAAATGGTTAAATGCCCTAAAGAAAAAATCAGTTTTACAGGTAACAAATAGTGAAGATGATTTATTACTAATTGGCGAGGATACATTTGAACAGGCAGAGCAGCTGGCAGATCAAGCGGCTCAATCTGAAATATTCTTAAAGGCCTTTGAAAAACTGGGCGAGCGCTGCAAGGAAATTATAAAATGGAGCATGCAGGGCGATGCACAGGAAAAAGTGGCCGAAGCATTAGGTGTTACCTATGGCTACTTAAGGAAAAAGAAGTCTGAATGTATGGCGAGCCTAGTTAAATTGGTTCAAATAAATAAATAG
- a CDS encoding DUF6717 family protein — translation MLKRTFKFHKNDKAEWWLTLPEWKGDPEDLQMIEGADQWLDLVGDDAENVEIEMSDQSFENAETLTLLHIKEQNHGGGGIYYLETYQGEKQDLKLWLCEVTSFVFDCIPQKLFFKVR, via the coding sequence ATGCTAAAAAGAACCTTCAAATTTCATAAAAATGATAAAGCAGAATGGTGGTTAACCTTGCCAGAATGGAAAGGCGACCCAGAAGATTTACAAATGATAGAAGGTGCAGATCAATGGTTGGATTTAGTTGGTGATGATGCTGAAAACGTTGAGATTGAAATGTCTGACCAATCTTTTGAAAATGCAGAAACCTTAACGTTATTACATATTAAAGAGCAGAATCATGGCGGTGGTGGGATTTATTATTTAGAAACCTACCAAGGTGAGAAACAAGATCTAAAACTGTGGCTTTGTGAAGTAACCAGTTTTGTATTTGATTGCATTCCGCAGAAATTGTTTTTTAAGGTGAGGTAG
- a CDS encoding MFS transporter, translating to MTNFSRKPKLSFWSIFNMSFGFLGIQFGFALQGGFMSRIFQTLGASQDSIPALWVAAPLTGLLVQPVIGYLSDRTWSQRWGRRKPFFLIGAVLSTIVLFFLPNSPVLWVAAGCLWVLDASINITMEPFRALVADKLPDSQRSYGFVMQTLIIGVGTWIASNLPWLVNKMGVSNEALPGLVPLSVKIAFAIGGAVFLISVLYTIFTTTEYPPDDLEEFKKENEQSKGFLNGFNEIFSSIGKMPKTMKLLGVIQFFSWFAFFAMWSLATPALTTHVFHAPAPVESAFNMADEGSKALFMTASKAYNDAADLVGSYMGMYGLSSMAFALLLTFYAAKRSINRKYIHMFSLILGGLGFISMYYIQDPQQLIYSFILVGISWGSILSMPYAMLSSAINPKKMGIYMGIFNMFIVIPQIIAATGGLNYLYHVIFGEEVINSMLLAGSALIIGGLANFLITDKKVITHQAEDTEVLE from the coding sequence ATGACCAATTTTTCACGCAAGCCAAAACTTTCTTTTTGGAGCATTTTTAACATGAGCTTTGGCTTTTTAGGCATCCAATTCGGCTTTGCGCTGCAAGGTGGTTTCATGTCTCGTATCTTTCAAACCTTAGGTGCTAGTCAAGATAGTATTCCTGCTTTGTGGGTTGCAGCGCCTTTAACTGGCTTATTGGTACAGCCAGTAATTGGTTATTTGAGCGATAGAACTTGGAGTCAAAGATGGGGAAGGAGAAAACCATTCTTTTTGATTGGAGCAGTATTAAGTACCATCGTTTTGTTCTTCTTGCCAAATTCGCCAGTATTATGGGTTGCTGCAGGTTGTCTTTGGGTTTTAGATGCATCCATCAACATTACAATGGAACCTTTTAGAGCTTTAGTGGCTGATAAATTACCTGATTCTCAACGTTCTTATGGTTTTGTCATGCAGACGTTGATTATTGGAGTAGGAACTTGGATTGCAAGTAACCTGCCTTGGTTAGTAAATAAAATGGGCGTTTCTAACGAAGCATTGCCTGGTTTAGTTCCTCTTTCTGTTAAAATTGCTTTTGCAATAGGTGGAGCAGTATTTCTAATTTCCGTTTTGTATACAATTTTTACCACAACAGAGTATCCGCCAGATGACTTAGAAGAGTTTAAAAAAGAAAACGAGCAGAGTAAGGGTTTCCTGAATGGCTTTAATGAAATCTTTTCTAGCATCGGCAAGATGCCAAAAACAATGAAGCTACTGGGTGTAATTCAGTTTTTTAGTTGGTTTGCATTTTTTGCCATGTGGAGCTTGGCAACACCTGCATTAACCACACACGTTTTCCATGCACCAGCACCAGTAGAATCGGCTTTTAACATGGCTGATGAAGGCTCAAAAGCATTGTTTATGACAGCTAGTAAGGCATATAATGATGCTGCTGATTTGGTGGGTTCATATATGGGAATGTATGGCTTATCATCAATGGCTTTTGCTTTGTTATTAACTTTCTATGCAGCAAAAAGAAGTATCAATAGGAAATATATCCACATGTTTAGTTTAATACTTGGTGGATTAGGTTTTATATCAATGTATTATATTCAAGACCCACAGCAACTTATATATTCTTTTATTTTGGTCGGAATTTCATGGGGAAGTATCCTATCTATGCCATACGCCATGTTGTCTAGCGCTATAAATCCAAAAAAAATGGGGATTTATATGGGGATTTTTAATATGTTTATTGTAATTCCGCAAATCATTGCTGCAACAGGTGGTTTAAATTATTTATATCACGTTATTTTTGGCGAGGAAGTAATCAATTCTATGTTATTGGCTGGCTCTGCTTTAATTATTGGCGGACTGGCGAATTTTTTGATTACAGACAAAAAAGTAATTACTCATCAGGCAGAGGATACGGAAGTTTTGGAATAA
- the glgB gene encoding 1,4-alpha-glucan branching protein GlgB, with product MAITKKKSTVKTKVAVKEVKTTKKESPFIDYSKRVWVHSLLSDFDIALFVSGKHFRLYEKMGAHLLTVNKTAGTYFAVWAPNAQEVAVMGGFNGWNRESHSLYKRWDASGIWEGFIPFVGKGEVYKYYIKGFDGSDLEKGDPYALRWEHPPQKASIVWDTDYTWKDKAWLTKRPKLNALDQPISVYELHLGSWQRDPSNPERVLSYGEIANTLVPYILEMGFTHVELMPIMEYPYYPSWGYQITGYFAASSRHGSPQDLMYLIEELHKNNIAVILDWVPSHFPGDANGLFNFDGTHLFEHADMRKGFHPDWKSYIFNYDRNEVRSFLISNAMFWIDQFHADGLRVDAVASMLYFDFSRTADEAGTNEYGGSENLGAIQFLKDLNEAIYGNYKGVHTIAEESSTFDGVTRPVYAGGLGFGMKWMMGWMNDTLKYFKNDPIARKHQHHQLTFSMTYAFTENFMLPFSHDEVVHGKSSMIYKMPGDEWQKFANLRVLYAYMFTHPGTKLLFMGNEFAQTNEWNFTESLSWDLLQYPPHAGMQQLVKALNFLYRKEPALYRYNFSYEGFEWVDADNADSSIYVYARKAEKAKDTLVIVLNFTPVYRENFRVGMPMKGKWKEIFNTDAVEFYGSGKLNEGLFDTENIDYNNHPQSISINVPPLAVCIFKKGV from the coding sequence ATGGCCATTACAAAAAAGAAATCCACAGTTAAAACAAAAGTGGCAGTTAAAGAGGTAAAGACAACAAAAAAAGAGAGTCCATTTATAGATTATAGTAAACGCGTTTGGGTTCATAGCCTGTTAAGCGACTTTGATATTGCCCTTTTCGTATCTGGAAAACATTTCCGTTTATACGAAAAGATGGGTGCACACTTACTCACCGTAAATAAAACTGCGGGTACTTATTTTGCAGTTTGGGCTCCAAATGCACAAGAGGTTGCCGTAATGGGCGGTTTTAATGGGTGGAATAGGGAAAGTCATTCTTTATATAAACGCTGGGATGCTTCTGGTATTTGGGAAGGTTTTATCCCTTTTGTAGGAAAGGGCGAAGTTTATAAATATTATATCAAGGGTTTTGATGGGAGTGATTTAGAAAAAGGAGATCCTTATGCGTTGAGATGGGAACATCCGCCTCAAAAAGCTTCCATAGTTTGGGATACTGATTATACTTGGAAAGATAAAGCTTGGCTTACCAAAAGACCTAAACTAAATGCTTTAGATCAACCCATATCTGTTTATGAGCTGCATTTAGGTTCTTGGCAACGCGACCCAAGCAATCCAGAGCGTGTTTTAAGTTATGGCGAAATTGCCAATACCTTAGTTCCATATATTTTAGAAATGGGCTTTACGCATGTGGAGTTAATGCCAATTATGGAGTATCCATATTACCCATCATGGGGATATCAAATCACTGGATATTTTGCCGCTAGTTCTAGACACGGTTCTCCACAAGATTTAATGTATCTGATAGAGGAATTACACAAAAACAATATTGCGGTAATTTTAGATTGGGTGCCTTCACATTTTCCAGGAGATGCAAATGGCTTGTTCAATTTTGATGGCACACATTTATTTGAACATGCTGATATGCGTAAAGGATTTCATCCCGATTGGAAATCTTACATCTTCAACTATGATAGAAATGAAGTCCGCTCTTTCTTAATTAGCAATGCAATGTTCTGGATAGATCAATTTCATGCAGATGGTTTAAGAGTTGATGCCGTAGCTTCCATGTTGTATTTTGACTTTTCGAGAACAGCTGATGAAGCAGGAACAAATGAATATGGTGGAAGTGAAAATTTGGGTGCCATCCAGTTTCTGAAAGATTTAAATGAAGCAATCTATGGCAATTACAAAGGCGTACATACCATTGCAGAAGAAAGCAGCACCTTTGACGGCGTAACTAGACCAGTGTATGCAGGTGGCTTAGGCTTCGGGATGAAATGGATGATGGGTTGGATGAATGATACTTTAAAGTATTTCAAGAATGATCCAATTGCCAGAAAACATCAACACCACCAATTGACGTTTAGTATGACTTATGCGTTTACCGAAAACTTCATGCTGCCTTTTTCACATGATGAAGTAGTGCATGGTAAATCGTCTATGATTTATAAAATGCCTGGAGATGAGTGGCAAAAGTTCGCTAACCTACGTGTGTTGTACGCTTATATGTTTACACATCCAGGAACCAAATTGCTGTTCATGGGTAACGAATTTGCCCAAACCAATGAGTGGAATTTTACCGAGTCATTAAGTTGGGATTTATTGCAATATCCACCACACGCAGGAATGCAGCAATTGGTTAAAGCGCTAAACTTCCTTTATCGCAAAGAACCAGCCTTATATAGGTACAATTTCTCTTATGAAGGTTTTGAGTGGGTAGATGCTGATAACGCCGATAGCTCTATTTATGTATATGCCCGAAAGGCAGAAAAGGCAAAAGATACTTTGGTAATTGTATTGAATTTCACGCCAGTTTACCGAGAAAACTTTAGGGTAGGTATGCCGATGAAAGGGAAATGGAAAGAAATTTTTAATACCGATGCGGTTGAGTTTTATGGCAGCGGTAAACTAAATGAAGGATTGTTCGATACCGAAAATATTGATTACAATAACCATCCACAGTCCATTTCAATTAATGTTCCACCTTTAGCGGTCTGTATTTTTAAGAAGGGAGTTTGA
- a CDS encoding glycoside hydrolase family 31 protein, whose product MAEDTNSDEKQILAETIGGENTEEIIQHLNNPVTDLKPIVKQYLTTVTKVKKEGNKFYFSDGNAKVEVRVVSDEIIRVRLAPHGVFLDDFSYAVPVVDQKVTTFRLEENDEYYSISTNTVTCKVRKEDFLVSFVDNATAMVMSQDASPMHWEENVEFGGYYVYATKECLKEENFFGLGDKSGNMNLRGRKFQNWNTDAYSFGWDQDPLYRTIPFYIGIHEGAGYGIFFDNTFRSYFDFGRENNEKTSFWADGGELQYYYIHGPHMMDVVKRYQTLTGTHQLPPKWALGYHQCRWSYYPESKVREVAEGFRSRQIPCDAIYLDIDYMDGYRCFTWNKKYFPDPKKMIKDLLNIGMKTVVMIDPGIKVDDNYWVFKEGKENNFFCRRSDDYFMEGHVWPGRCQFPDFTNPTVREWWGGLYKELVDLEVAGVWNDMNEPAVFGAGTFPNDVRHNYDGYRGSHRKAHNVYGMQMVRSTYDGLKKLMRNKRPFTITRAGYSGMQRYASVWTGDNVATWEHLKLGNIQCQRMSISGVPFCGTDIGGFSGEPDGELFTRWIQLGTFSPFMRAHSAGDTSEREPWSFGEPFTAINRKFIELRYRLMPYIYSVFWEHHRYGFPILRPLAMLEQENIGNHYRQDEFTFGDKILVCPVLEQGAVSRIVYLPKGQWYNFWTHQLLDGGKEYNIDAPLEDMPLFVRAGSVIPEYPVMQYVGEKPIDEVWLNVYYADYEVNSFLFEDHGDTFAYEQDIYLEKKFSVRGDGKNLFIQQAIEGLYTPNYELYDFNIIGVPFKISKVFVDDKETDFSIDERQRLRFKSNKNFIHIKIIGA is encoded by the coding sequence ATGGCAGAAGATACGAATAGCGACGAGAAACAAATTTTAGCAGAAACAATTGGCGGAGAAAATACAGAAGAGATAATTCAACACCTTAACAATCCTGTTACCGATTTAAAACCTATTGTTAAACAATATTTAACTACAGTTACAAAGGTTAAAAAAGAAGGGAATAAATTCTACTTTTCTGATGGTAATGCAAAGGTAGAAGTTAGGGTTGTTAGTGATGAAATTATTAGGGTTAGATTAGCACCTCATGGTGTTTTTCTTGATGATTTCTCTTACGCTGTTCCTGTTGTAGATCAGAAAGTAACAACCTTTAGGTTAGAGGAAAACGATGAATATTATTCAATTTCAACCAATACAGTTACCTGTAAAGTTAGAAAAGAAGATTTTCTAGTTTCGTTTGTAGATAATGCTACTGCAATGGTTATGAGCCAGGACGCTTCTCCAATGCACTGGGAAGAAAACGTTGAGTTTGGTGGTTATTACGTTTACGCGACCAAGGAATGTTTAAAAGAAGAAAATTTCTTCGGTTTAGGCGATAAGTCTGGTAACATGAACTTACGTGGCAGAAAGTTCCAGAATTGGAATACTGACGCTTACTCTTTTGGCTGGGATCAAGACCCATTATATCGTACCATTCCTTTTTATATTGGCATTCATGAAGGTGCTGGATATGGAATTTTCTTTGATAATACCTTCCGCTCTTATTTCGATTTTGGAAGAGAGAATAACGAGAAAACCAGCTTTTGGGCTGATGGTGGCGAACTTCAATATTATTACATCCATGGGCCGCACATGATGGATGTGGTTAAACGATATCAAACTTTAACTGGAACACATCAATTACCACCAAAATGGGCATTAGGTTATCATCAGTGTAGATGGAGCTATTACCCAGAAAGTAAGGTGAGAGAAGTGGCTGAAGGTTTTAGGTCACGCCAAATTCCTTGTGATGCGATATACCTAGATATCGATTACATGGATGGCTACCGTTGTTTTACATGGAATAAAAAATACTTTCCAGATCCTAAAAAGATGATCAAGGATTTATTGAACATTGGTATGAAAACCGTTGTGATGATTGATCCAGGAATTAAAGTAGACGATAATTATTGGGTATTTAAAGAAGGAAAAGAAAACAATTTCTTTTGTCGCCGTAGTGATGATTATTTCATGGAAGGTCACGTTTGGCCAGGAAGATGCCAATTCCCAGATTTTACCAATCCAACAGTTAGAGAATGGTGGGGGGGGTTATATAAGGAGTTAGTAGATCTAGAAGTAGCAGGAGTTTGGAATGACATGAATGAACCTGCAGTTTTTGGTGCAGGAACTTTTCCAAATGATGTTAGACATAATTACGATGGTTACAGAGGCTCTCATCGTAAAGCACATAATGTTTATGGCATGCAAATGGTACGTTCTACGTATGATGGTTTGAAAAAACTAATGCGTAACAAACGTCCTTTTACCATTACTAGAGCTGGCTATTCAGGTATGCAACGTTATGCAAGTGTTTGGACTGGCGATAATGTAGCTACTTGGGAGCATTTAAAATTGGGTAATATCCAGTGTCAGCGCATGTCTATTTCAGGTGTTCCTTTTTGTGGAACAGATATAGGCGGATTTAGCGGAGAGCCAGATGGTGAATTATTTACCAGATGGATTCAGTTAGGTACTTTTTCTCCTTTCATGAGAGCACACTCTGCTGGAGATACTTCTGAACGTGAACCTTGGAGTTTTGGCGAACCTTTTACAGCTATTAACCGCAAGTTTATAGAATTACGTTACCGCTTAATGCCATACATTTATTCGGTTTTCTGGGAACATCATCGTTATGGTTTCCCTATCTTAAGACCATTAGCTATGTTAGAGCAAGAAAATATTGGTAATCATTACCGTCAGGATGAATTTACTTTTGGTGATAAAATTCTAGTTTGTCCTGTTCTAGAACAAGGTGCAGTTTCTAGAATTGTTTATTTGCCAAAAGGGCAATGGTATAATTTCTGGACGCATCAATTATTAGATGGAGGGAAAGAATACAATATCGATGCACCATTAGAGGATATGCCATTATTTGTAAGGGCAGGTTCTGTTATTCCAGAATATCCAGTAATGCAATATGTTGGCGAAAAACCGATTGATGAGGTTTGGCTAAATGTTTACTATGCGGATTATGAGGTAAACTCTTTCTTGTTTGAAGATCATGGAGATACTTTTGCCTACGAGCAAGATATTTACTTAGAAAAGAAATTTAGTGTAAGAGGAGATGGTAAAAACTTATTTATCCAACAAGCCATTGAAGGTCTTTATACACCAAATTACGAATTATACGATTTTAATATAATTGGCGTGCCATTTAAAATCAGTAAGGTTTTTGTTGATGATAAAGAAACAGATTTCAGCATTGATGAACGCCAACGTTTAAGGTTTAAATCGAATAAAAACTTCATCCATATTAAAATTATAGGCGCTTAA